Proteins from one Mercurialis annua linkage group LG7, ddMerAnnu1.2, whole genome shotgun sequence genomic window:
- the LOC130014829 gene encoding uncharacterized protein LOC130014829, with protein MSEPAGAGSGPVRHTGGSRSAIRHMDVLAEELGRKPTAKELYTRMHSTKADKGVMIDKRAHDMSDAIAQRLDAASQPPTGDGGSSSTAEVDETQLFLDIEGVNKKRRVYGLGSATSAYVDTTTSSRARTRSTQSQRTDEEIERRVQAGIQDGLRQITTEMEDFHAQEARANEKMAEIIQAEMAKMMQNLPPQYRPPPPPGPSDDDDTPTL; from the exons atgagcgagcctGCTGGAGCCGGCTCCGGACCAGTACGCCATACAGGGGGATCCCGTTCCGCCATCCGACATATGGATGTGTTG gcTGAAGAGCTCGGCCGCAAGCCTACCGCAAAAGAGCTGTATACTCGGATGCACTCCACAAAAGCTGACAAGGGTGTCATGATAGACAAGAGGGCCCATGACATGAGT GATGCAATTGCTCAGAGACTTGATGCTGCATCGCAGCCGCCGACCGGAGATGGTGGTTCTTCTAGCACAGCGGAAGTCGACGAGACCCAACTGTTTTTGGATATCGAGGGCGTTAACAAGAAGCGTCGTGTCTACGGGTTGGGTTCAGCGACTAGTGCGTACGTGGATACGACGACGTCTAGTAGGGCGAGGACCAGGTCCACACAGTCACAGCGAACTGACGAGGAGATCGAGCGGCGTGTGCAGGCAGGGATCCAGGATGGACTGCGCCAGATTACCACCGAGATGGAGGATTTCCATGCCCAGGAGGCGAGAGCTAATGAGAAGATGGCCGAGATTATTCAGGCTGAGATGGCGAAGATGATGCAGAATCTTCCTCCGCAGTATCGCCCACCCCCACCCCCAGGTCCTtcagacgatgacgacactccGACTTTGTAG